One window of the Pseudofrankia sp. DC12 genome contains the following:
- the fxsT gene encoding FxSxx-COOH system tetratricopeptide repeat protein, with the protein MGTGLTDRQIAALAEVFADPLSARQVVREAGIAVADVPWSPESPRVFWTAVSGLLAHGIAVGGVARLLAVARQRFPGNPGLAAGSDELPAGGSTGGVVWEVSWPRNPLFTGREEELAALRERLVGSGSAAVLPVALHGLGGVGKTQLAVEYCYRFGAEYELVWWVPAEEPASALAALSRLAERVGIGAAGSAEESVRALVASLASGGAFSRWLLVLDNVGAPADLFGVLRAAAGSGGHVLVTSRDHRWSGLARTVAVDVLPSVDAVALLRSHVEQIGDEDAGRIVAALGNLPLAVEQAGAFLAATSMASGEYAGLLATELRRLMVRGAPGGIRPVAATWTVILHELGDPAVVMLARLLAQFGPEPIPLDLVGPHVAGMLPAPLDDVAADRIAWADTVGRVLALALVGRTEAPGAVVMHRLVARVLRDDTPVELQPLLRTVSRRLVARGHPQVRDQPEAWPRYALLHAHALAVGLVEDNDADSHDMITWLVRYLRDRGDYPSSRALGERALARSQVVLGEDHLSTIAATHELARVVRDQGDYATARTMFEDVLARRRRILGEDHPETIAAAHAVGFVVRDQGDYATARTMFEDVLTRSRRTLGEDHLSTVATEHELARVVRDQGDYATARTMFEDILTRRRRILGEDHLSTIAAAHAVGFVVRDQGDYATARTMFEDVLTRSGRILGEDHPSTIAAAHELAGVVWEQCDYATARTMFEDVLTRSRRLLGAAHPDTISAAQNLAGVVRDQGDYGTARTMLEDVLTQRARILGEDHPDTISAAYDLAGVMRDQGDYATARTMFKDVLNRYSRSLGEQHPDALAARRALADMEIDLGSSPSSP; encoded by the coding sequence ATGGGGACGGGTCTGACCGACAGGCAGATCGCTGCGCTTGCTGAGGTGTTTGCCGATCCGCTGTCGGCGCGGCAGGTGGTGCGGGAGGCCGGGATCGCCGTGGCAGATGTGCCGTGGAGTCCTGAGAGTCCGCGGGTGTTCTGGACGGCGGTCTCGGGGCTGCTCGCGCACGGTATCGCCGTTGGTGGCGTGGCGCGGTTGCTGGCGGTCGCTCGTCAGCGGTTTCCGGGTAATCCGGGTCTTGCTGCGGGGTCTGATGAGTTGCCGGCGGGTGGCTCGACCGGCGGGGTGGTGTGGGAGGTGAGCTGGCCACGAAATCCGCTGTTCACCGGCCGGGAGGAGGAATTGGCTGCGCTGCGGGAGCGGCTGGTGGGGTCGGGTTCGGCCGCCGTGCTGCCAGTGGCGCTGCACGGCCTGGGTGGGGTTGGGAAGACCCAGTTGGCTGTCGAGTACTGCTACCGGTTTGGCGCAGAGTACGAATTGGTGTGGTGGGTGCCCGCGGAGGAGCCAGCGTCGGCGTTGGCTGCCCTGAGCCGGCTTGCGGAGCGGGTCGGGATTGGGGCGGCTGGGTCCGCTGAGGAGTCGGTCCGAGCACTCGTGGCATCGTTGGCGTCGGGTGGTGCGTTCTCTCGCTGGTTGCTGGTCCTGGACAACGTGGGGGCGCCGGCGGACCTGTTTGGGGTGCTGCGGGCGGCCGCGGGGTCGGGCGGGCATGTTCTGGTGACGTCGCGCGATCACCGCTGGTCGGGGCTGGCTCGTACGGTCGCGGTCGACGTGTTGCCGTCGGTGGATGCAGTGGCGTTGTTGCGCTCGCACGTTGAGCAGATCGGTGACGAGGACGCGGGTCGGATCGTTGCGGCGCTTGGGAATCTGCCGCTGGCGGTAGAGCAGGCGGGGGCCTTCTTGGCGGCCACTTCAATGGCGTCGGGTGAGTACGCGGGTCTCCTGGCGACCGAGCTTCGGCGGCTGATGGTCCGGGGCGCGCCAGGCGGCATACGCCCGGTCGCCGCGACGTGGACAGTGATCCTCCACGAGCTAGGCGACCCGGCTGTGGTGATGCTGGCTCGGCTGCTGGCCCAGTTTGGTCCTGAGCCGATACCACTGGACCTGGTCGGGCCGCACGTAGCTGGGATGCTGCCAGCCCCGCTGGATGACGTGGCAGCAGATCGGATCGCGTGGGCGGACACCGTCGGTCGGGTGTTGGCGTTGGCGTTGGTGGGTCGAACCGAGGCACCGGGGGCCGTGGTGATGCATCGGCTGGTCGCGCGAGTACTGCGGGATGACACGCCCGTCGAGTTGCAGCCGCTGTTGCGTACGGTGTCGCGTCGGCTCGTCGCTCGTGGGCATCCACAGGTGCGTGACCAGCCGGAGGCGTGGCCCCGATACGCCCTGCTGCACGCCCATGCGTTGGCCGTCGGGCTGGTGGAAGACAACGACGCGGACAGCCACGACATGATCACCTGGCTTGTCCGGTACCTGCGAGACCGTGGCGACTACCCGAGCAGCCGCGCGCTAGGCGAGCGCGCCCTAGCTCGGAGCCAGGTAGTCCTCGGCGAAGATCACCTGTCCACAATCGCTGCGACGCATGAACTCGCGCGTGTCGTGCGGGATCAGGGCGACTACGCCACCGCGCGAACGATGTTCGAGGACGTCCTGGCCCGACGCCGCCGAATTCTCGGCGAGGATCACCCAGAAACGATCGCTGCTGCCCATGCGGTCGGCTTCGTTGTGCGGGATCAAGGTGACTATGCGACGGCACGGACGATGTTCGAGGACGTGCTGACCCGGTCTCGACGGACTCTCGGCGAAGATCACCTGTCCACAGTTGCTACCGAGCATGAACTCGCCCGCGTCGTGCGGGATCAGGGTGACTACGCCACCGCGCGGACGATGTTCGAGGACATCCTTACCCGACGCCGCCGAATTCTTGGCGAGGATCACTTGTCTACGATCGCTGCCGCGCATGCAGTCGGGTTTGTAGTGCGGGATCAGGGAGATTACGCCACCGCACGAACGATGTTCGAGGACGTGCTGACCCGGTCCGGTCGGATTCTTGGCGAAGATCACCCGTCAACGATCGCCGCTGCGCACGAACTCGCAGGCGTCGTGTGGGAACAGTGCGACTATGCCACAGCGCGGACGATGTTCGAGGATGTGCTGACCCGGTCCCGTCGTCTTCTCGGCGCGGCCCACCCGGATACGATCTCCGCGGCGCAGAACCTTGCAGGAGTCGTGCGAGATCAGGGTGACTACGGCACGGCGCGGACGATGCTCGAGGACGTGCTGACCCAACGCGCCCGGATTCTCGGCGAGGATCACCCGGACACGATTTCCGCCGCGTACGACCTCGCGGGAGTCATGCGGGATCAAGGTGACTACGCGACGGCGCGGACGATGTTCAAGGACGTCCTGAATCGCTACAGCCGGTCGCTCGGCGAGCAGCATCCAGACGCCCTTGCGGCCCGTCGAGCGCTGGCAGACATGGAGATCGACTTGGGCAGCAGCCCATCTAGTCCGTAG